A single Phoenix dactylifera cultivar Barhee BC4 chromosome 1, palm_55x_up_171113_PBpolish2nd_filt_p, whole genome shotgun sequence DNA region contains:
- the LOC103695831 gene encoding brefeldin A-inhibited guanine nucleotide-exchange protein 1 isoform X2 has translation MTVTWMHQTFLRDFCRIVNGLLKTALGVPSGSVTTLSPAQDNTFRIESVKCLAGIIKSMGAWLDQQLRIEDFSPRSAETDYSIENSSSFTGEEGNGFDYELHSDTNSELSDATTLEQRRAYKIEFQKGISLFNRKPSKGIEFLINTKKIGAAPEDVVSFLKNTTGLNQTIIGDYLGEREEFPLKVMHAYVDSFDFERMDFGEAIRFFLRGFRLPGEAQKIDRIMEKFAERYCICNPSSFTSADTAYVLAYSVILLNTDAHNNMVKDKMSKTDFIRNNRGIDDGKDLPEDYLGSLYDQIVKHEIKMNADSSAPQNKQISSINKLLGLDSIFSLINWKQSEEKALGANDLLIKNIQEKFKAKSGKSESVFYAVSDTAILRFMMEVCWAPMMAAFSVTLDQSDNKAATSHCLQGFRYAVHVTSVMCMQTQRDAFVTSVAKFTYLHSAADMKQKNVDAVKAIISIAIEDGNYLQEAWEHVLMCLSRFEHLHLLGEGAPLDASFFTVSLMESEEKSQKSPTIPPSKRKGNALQNPAVMAVVRGGSYDSASVGVNASALVTQEQINNFISNLNLLDQIGSFELNHIFAHSQRLNGDAIVAFVKALCKVSIAELQSPTNPRVFSLTKIVEIAHYNMNRIRLVWSRMWSVLSDFFVSVGLSENLSVAIFVMDSLRQLAMKFLEREELANYNFQNEFLRPFVVVMQKSSSSEIRELIVRCISQMVLSRVNNVKSGWKSVFTVFTTAAADERKNIVLLAFETMEKIVRDYFPYITETETTTFTDCVKCLITFTHSRFNSDASLNAIAFLRFCAVKLAEGGLVCYDKNTECHPENRNPSDGNNFSEKDDHVYFWVPLLAGLSKLTSDPRPTIRKGALEVLFDILKDHGHLFSCTFWNSIFKSVIYPIFSNARSILDGQVSPMHNSEILEEDSWSPETDAVAAQCLVDLFVKFFDDVRSQLAMVAAILTSFVKSSYPQLASIGAAALLHLTGHLGSKLSDTEWKEILLHLKEAATLLLPVFSRIVRIMQNIEISDKTQAYSDAEQYSDHEFVNDEEDANMETASYVAVRLKSHIAVQLMVVQAVMKLYEVHHRSFSPAHINILLEILSSISSHASEVHSETALQLKLQKACSLLEISEPPVVHFENESYQNYLKFLQSLLNDKPSLSEELRVVSQIVAVCQRILQIYLNCAGYQPKHQNPSNGPSLRWILPLGSARKEELAARTNLAVLALRVLSSLERNSFKRNLQCFFPLLVNLIRCEHVSGEVQQVLSDIFQSSIGPLILTL, from the exons ATGACTGTGACGTGGATGCACCAAACATTTTTGAGAG ACTTTTGCAGGATTGTCAATGGTCTTCTGAAGACTGCTCTAGGTGTGCCTTCTGGATCTGTAACAACATTGTCCCCAGCACAGGATAATACATTTCGCATTGAGTCAGTCAAGTGCCTAGCTGGTATCATAAAGTCAATGGGTGCATGGTTGGATCAGCAATTGAGAATTGAAGATTTTTCTCCAAGAAGTGCTGAAACTGATTATTCGATAGAAAATAGTAGCTCATTCACTGGAGAAGAAGGAAATGGATTTGACTATGAGCTGCATTCTGATACCAATTCTGAATTATCAGATGCTACCACATTGGAGCAACGACGGGCTTATAAAATAGAATTTCAG AAGGGTATCTCGCTATTCAATAGGAAACCTTCGAAAGGTATTGAATTTCTGATTAACACCAAGAAGATAGGTGCTGCTCCGGAGGATGTAGTTTCATTCCTGAAAAACACCACTGGGTTGAATCAAACAATTATTGGTGACTATTTGGGTGAAAGGGAGGAGTTCCCTTTGAAAGTTATGCATGCATATGTGGATTCATTTGATTTTGAACGTATGGATTTTGGTGAAGCCATTAGGTTTTTCTTACGGGGCTTTAGGTTGCCTGGTGAAGCACAGAAAATTGATCGCATCATGGAGAAGTTCGCAGAACGCTACTGCATATGCAACCCTAGTTCTTTTACCAGTGCAGATACTGCATATGTTCTTGCTTATTCTGTGATATTGCTAAATACAGATGCACACAACAACATGGTCAAAGACAAG ATGTCTAAAACTGATTTCATTCGCAATAATCGAGGAATAGATGATGGAAAGGATTTACCAGaagattatttgggttccttgtaTGATCAAATAGTGaaacatgaaataaaaatgaatgCTGATTCCTCAGCTCCACAGAACAAGCAGATAAGCAGTATCAATAAGCTTTTGGGCTTGGACAGTATTTTCAGCTTAATCAATTGGAAGCAATCAGAAGAAAAGGCTTTAGGTGCAAATGACTTACTCATTAAGAATATCCAGGAGAAATTTAAAGCAAAGAGTGGGAAGTCAGA GTCTGTGTTCTATGCTGTCAGTGATACAGCTATTCTGAGATTTATGATGGAGGTTTGCTGGGCCCCAATGATGGCTGCTTTCAGTGTGACACTAGACCAAAGTGACAATAAGGCTGCTACATCTCATTGTTTGCAGGGTTTCCGATATGCTGTGCATGTCACCTCAGTAATGTGTATGCAAACGCAGAGAGATGCTTTTGTTACATCTGTAGCCAAATTTACATACCTTCACTCTGCTGCTGACATGAAGCAGAAGAATGTTGATGCTGTGAAG GCTATAATATCGATAGCCATTGAAGATGGTAATTATTTACAAGAAGCATGGGAGCATGTATTGATGTGTCTTTCACGATTTGAACATTTACACCTGCTGGGAGAGGGTGCTCCTCTTGATGCTTCATTCTTTACAGTATCTCTCATGGAGTCAGAGGAAAAGTCACAGAAGTCTCCTACCATTCCACCCTCAAAGAGAAAAGGAAATGCCCTTCAAAATCCAGCTGTAATGGCTGTTGTCCGAGGGGGTTCTTATGATAGTGCATCAGTTGGAGTTAATGCTTCAGCATTGGTTACTCAAGAACAgattaataattttatttcaaatttaaatttactgGACCAGATTGGAAGTTTCGAGCTAAACCACATATTTGCTCATAGCCAGAGATTGAATGGTGATGCAATAGTAGCTTTTGTAAAGGCTCTTTGCAAGGTTTCTATCGCAGAATTGCAGTCTCCTACAAATCCTCGTGTTTTCAGCCTTACAAAAATTGTAGAAATTGC GCATTATAATATGAACCGCATTCGATTGGTGTGGTCTCGCATGTGGAGTGTTTTGTCTGACTTTTTTGTCTCAGTTGGGTTGTCTGAAAATCTTTCAGTTGCAATATTTGTGATGGATTCATTGCGACAGTTGGCTATGAAGTTTCTGGAGAGAGAAGAATTGGCAAATTATAACTTTCAGAATGAATTCTTGAGACCTTTTGTGGTGGTTATGCAGAAAAGCAGTTCTTCAGAAATCAGGGAACTAATTGTTCGATGTATTTCCCAGATGGTTTTGAGTCGCGTAAATAATGTAAAATCTGGCTGGAAAAGTGTTTTTACG GTTTTTACCACTGCTGCTGCCGATGAACGTAAAAATATTGTTCTATTAGCTTTTGAGACGATGGAGAAAATAGTTCGTGACTACTTTCCCTATATAACTGAGACAGAGACCACAACATTCACTGACTGTGTTAAGTGTCTCATCACATTCACGCACAGCAGATTCAATAGCGATGCCAGCCTTAATGCTATTGCATTTCTTCGGTTCTGTGCTGTTAAACTTGCAGAAGGAGGATTAGTCTGCTATGATAAGAACACCGAGTGCCATCCAGAAAACAGAAATCCTTCAGATGGAAATAACTTTTCTGAGAAAGATGACCATGTTTACTTTTGGGTCCCTTTGCTTGCTG GTTTATCAAAATTGACGTCTGATCCGAGGCCTACAATTAGAAAAGGTGCTTTAGAAGTACTCTTTGACATTTTGAAGGACCATGGGCACCTCTTCTCGTGCACTTTTTGGAACAGTATCTTCAAATCTGTCATTTATCCTATATTTAGCAATGCACGCAGCATACTTGATGGTCAGGTCTCTCCAATGCATAACTCTGAAATCCTTGAGGAAGATTCCTGGAGTCCAGAAACTGATGCCGTGGCAGCACAGTGTTTAGTGGACTTATTTGTTAAGTTTTTTGATGATGTGCGTTCACAACTAGCAATGGTTGCAGCTATTCTCACAAGTTTTGTGAAAAGTTCCTATCCACAATTAGCCAGCATAGGTGCGGCTGCTTTACTGCATTTGACAGGACACCTTGGAAGCAAACTCTCAGACACAGAATGGAAGGAGATTCTGTTGCATTTAAAAGAAGCAGCTACTCTGTTATTGCCTGTATTTTCAAGAATTGTCAGAATAATGCAAAATATTGAAATTTCAGATAAAACTCAAGCTTATTCTGATGCTGAACAGTATTCAGATCATGAATTTGTTAACGATGAGGAGGATGCTAATATGGAGACCGCATCTTATGTAGCTGTAAGACTGAAGAGTCACATAGCTGTGCAGCTTATGGTTGTACAG GCTGTTATGAAGTTGTATGAGGTACATCATAGAAGCTTTTCACCAGCCCATATTAATATTCTTTTGGAGATACTCTCATCAATTTCATCACATGCAAGTGAAGTGCATTCAGAAACTGCCCTACAGCTGAAATTACAGAAAGCATGTTCCCTCTTGGAGATTTCTGAACCCCCGGTGGTTCACTTTGAGAATGAATCTTACCAGAACTACCTCAAGTTCCTGCAAAGTCTACTAAATGATAAGCCATCTCTGTCAGAAGAGTTGCGCGTAGTTTCCCAAATAGTGGCAGTTTGTCAGAGAATATTACAGATATACTTAAATTGTGCTGGATACCAACCAAAGCACCAGAATCCAAGCAACGGTCCATCTTTACGCTGGATACTTCCTTTAGGTTCAGCCAGGAAAGAGGAATTGGCTGCTAGGACTAACTTGGCTGTGTTGGCTCTGCGGGTGTTGAGCAGCTTGGAGAGAAATTCATTCAAAAGAAACTTGCAATGCTTTTTCCCTTTATTAGTTAATCTTATTCGTTGTGAACATGTCTCTGGAGAAGTACAGCAAGTGCTATCAGATATATTTCAGTCATCAATAGGGCCATTAATATTGACTTTGTGA